Proteins co-encoded in one Metabacillus sp. KUDC1714 genomic window:
- the cysK gene encoding cysteine synthase A — MARVANSIHELIGETPIVKLNRLVDDNSADVYLKLEFMNPGSSVKDRIALAMIEAAEKSGDLKAGDTIIEPTSGNTGIGLAMVAAAKGLKAIIVMPDTMSMERRNLLRAYGAELVLTPGSEGISGSIRKAEELSKKHGYFMPQQFKNEANPEIHRLTTGKEIVSQMGGQLDAFVSGIGTGGTITGVGSVLKENYPSIKIYGLEPADSAILSGGKPGPHKIQGIGTGFVPDTLNTNIYDEVITVKNEEAFETARRAAKEEGILGGISSGAAISAALKVAKELGKGKKVLAVLPSNGERYLSTPLYQFD, encoded by the coding sequence ATGGCACGCGTAGCAAATTCTATACATGAATTAATCGGGGAAACACCAATAGTTAAGTTAAATAGACTTGTAGATGACAATAGTGCTGACGTTTACTTGAAGCTTGAATTTATGAATCCAGGTAGTAGTGTCAAAGATCGTATTGCTCTTGCTATGATTGAGGCTGCTGAGAAAAGCGGCGATTTAAAAGCTGGAGATACAATCATTGAGCCAACTAGTGGAAACACTGGTATTGGACTTGCAATGGTAGCAGCTGCTAAAGGTCTAAAAGCTATTATCGTTATGCCTGACACAATGAGTATGGAGCGTAGAAACTTGTTGCGTGCTTATGGAGCTGAACTTGTTTTAACTCCAGGTTCTGAAGGAATATCAGGATCGATTCGTAAAGCAGAAGAGCTATCAAAAAAGCACGGCTACTTTATGCCTCAACAATTCAAAAATGAAGCAAATCCTGAAATTCACCGCTTAACAACAGGTAAGGAAATTGTGTCACAAATGGGTGGGCAATTAGATGCCTTCGTTTCTGGAATTGGTACAGGTGGAACAATTACAGGAGTAGGGTCAGTTCTTAAGGAGAACTATCCATCTATAAAAATTTATGGATTAGAACCTGCAGATTCAGCAATTCTTTCAGGTGGAAAACCTGGTCCGCATAAAATTCAAGGTATCGGTACAGGATTTGTTCCAGATACTTTAAATACAAACATTTATGATGAAGTTATTACTGTTAAAAATGAAGAAGCGTTTGAAACAGCTAGAAGAGCAGCTAAGGAAGAAGGCATTCTAGGTGGAATTTCATCTGGTGCGGCAATTTCTGCTGCGTTAAAGGTAGCAAAAGAGCTTGGAAAAGGTAAGAAGGTTCTTGCAGTGCTTCCTAGTAATGGAGAGCGTTACTTAAGTACTCCATTATACCAATTCGATTAA
- a CDS encoding anthranilate synthase component I family protein, with the protein MQQRRASLSISFDYKGNFFDQYKYLTRDEDQHAFLESGRGGRYSIAGIRPIATVKGKNHQLFITDKQGMSVLEGEPLDLFQNWFRQFQTITDPSLPDFQGGAIGFMSYDCVRYFEKLPSVAVDDLETPDLYFLLFDDVAVFDHHTSKLWLITHYYDKQEEQTAQAKLEKMKDNWTNRPNIQKHVNEVHNSAMKEPITFSKASFMKAVEKIKQYISQGDVFQVNLSIRQHFQLEGNYPLEIYEVLRKLNPSPYMGYLHFPEFQIVSGSPELLVKKQGSSVSTRPIAGTRSRGKNEEEDTRLANELIKNEKERAEHVMLVDLERNDLGRVCEYGSVHVDEFMVIEKYSHVMHIVSNVKGNLKKEANYADVIKSTFPGGTITGAPKVRTMEIIEELEPTRRGIYTGSIGWIGFDENMELNIVIRTLLAKDGYGYVQSGAGIVIDSNPEYEYKESLKKARAMIKAIELSKEEKILG; encoded by the coding sequence ATGCAGCAACGAAGGGCATCTTTAAGCATAAGTTTTGATTATAAGGGCAACTTTTTTGACCAATATAAGTATTTAACAAGAGATGAAGATCAGCATGCATTTTTGGAAAGTGGTCGAGGTGGTAGATACAGTATTGCTGGTATAAGACCGATTGCTACTGTAAAGGGAAAAAACCATCAGCTTTTCATTACTGATAAGCAAGGGATGAGTGTTTTAGAAGGGGAGCCGCTTGATCTTTTTCAAAATTGGTTTCGTCAATTTCAAACGATAACAGATCCAAGCCTACCAGATTTTCAAGGTGGTGCGATTGGCTTTATGAGCTATGATTGTGTTAGGTATTTCGAAAAGCTACCTAGTGTTGCAGTTGATGATTTAGAAACGCCTGATTTGTATTTTTTGCTTTTTGATGATGTTGCTGTTTTTGACCATCACACATCCAAGCTCTGGTTGATCACACATTATTATGATAAGCAGGAAGAACAGACTGCCCAAGCGAAGTTGGAAAAGATGAAGGATAATTGGACTAATAGGCCGAATATACAAAAACATGTAAATGAAGTACACAATTCAGCTATGAAAGAACCAATTACCTTCTCTAAAGCCTCTTTCATGAAAGCAGTTGAAAAAATTAAACAATATATTTCTCAAGGTGATGTGTTTCAAGTGAATTTGTCTATTAGACAACACTTTCAATTAGAAGGTAATTATCCACTTGAGATCTATGAAGTATTGCGAAAGCTTAATCCTTCTCCTTATATGGGATATTTGCATTTTCCTGAGTTTCAAATTGTGAGTGGATCACCTGAGCTATTGGTGAAAAAACAAGGTAGCTCCGTAAGTACCCGGCCAATTGCTGGGACAAGATCTAGAGGCAAGAATGAAGAAGAGGATACAAGACTTGCAAATGAATTAATTAAAAATGAGAAGGAAAGAGCCGAGCATGTCATGCTTGTTGATTTAGAGAGAAATGATTTAGGAAGAGTTTGTGAGTATGGATCTGTTCATGTGGATGAATTTATGGTCATTGAGAAATATTCACATGTTATGCATATTGTTTCAAATGTAAAAGGGAATTTAAAAAAAGAAGCAAATTATGCAGATGTTATCAAATCGACCTTTCCTGGTGGTACAATAACAGGAGCACCTAAAGTGAGAACGATGGAAATAATTGAGGAGCTGGAACCTACAAGGCGAGGAATTTATACAGGTTCCATAGGTTGGATTGGCTTTGATGAAAACATGGAGCTAAATATCGTCATCCGTACGTTACTGGCTAAAGATGGTTATGGGTATGTACAATCTGGAGCAGGTATTGTTATTGATTCTAATCCAGAGTATGAATATAAAGAGTCTTTAAAAAAGGCAAGAGCTATGATTAAGGCAATTGAGTTGAGTAAAGAAGAGAAAATATTAGGCTGA
- the pabA gene encoding aminodeoxychorismate/anthranilate synthase component II translates to MILMIDNYDSFTFNLVQYLGELGEELIVKRNDEITISEIEELNPQFLMISPGPCSPNEAGISMEAIEYFAGKIPIFGVCLGHQSIAQVFGGDVVRAERLMHGKTSEINHNGETLFKDMDNPFTATRYHSLIVKNETLPDCLEVTAWTDENEIMAIRHKTLPIEGVQFHPESIMTSFGKDLLKNFINQYKLVEKSS, encoded by the coding sequence GTGATTTTAATGATTGATAATTATGATTCTTTTACGTTTAATTTAGTGCAATATTTGGGTGAACTTGGAGAAGAGTTGATAGTAAAACGTAACGACGAAATCACCATTTCGGAAATTGAAGAGCTAAATCCGCAATTTCTAATGATTTCTCCAGGACCATGTAGTCCAAATGAAGCAGGGATTAGTATGGAAGCAATTGAGTATTTTGCTGGGAAAATTCCTATATTTGGCGTGTGTCTCGGTCATCAATCCATTGCTCAAGTATTTGGTGGGGATGTTGTGCGTGCTGAACGATTAATGCATGGAAAAACATCAGAGATAAACCACAATGGAGAAACATTATTCAAAGATATGGACAATCCTTTTACAGCAACACGCTATCACTCGTTAATTGTGAAGAATGAGACATTGCCGGATTGCTTGGAGGTAACAGCTTGGACAGATGAAAATGAAATTATGGCGATCCGTCATAAAACATTGCCTATCGAAGGTGTTCAATTTCACCCTGAATCAATTATGACTTCATTTGGTAAAGATTTATTAAAGAACTTTATCAATCAATATAAATTAGTAGAAAAGAGTTCGTAA
- the pabC gene encoding aminodeoxychorismate lyase gives MYIYCNSKFIKDTEATISPFDHGFLYGLGAFETFRMYRAFPFLLHDHLTRLQHALDELEISYRIDAEYVYEMLQKLLRLNHLEEEDVTVRLNISAGNGEVGKFLQPYNHPTVLCFLRKAPPIRNAEKSTAILQLRRNTPEGTHRLKSHHYLNNILGKRELRESPDMEGIFLTEQGYVAEGIVSNIFWVKEGIVYTPSVETGILNGITRQFVIKCLDKLGIPIREGFYSKKELLDATEVMITNSSQEVVPVKKVDEYVFEGNNGIIVQKISELYCHYRSKLLSIDQL, from the coding sequence GTGTATATATATTGCAACTCAAAGTTTATTAAAGATACTGAAGCCACGATTTCTCCATTTGATCATGGCTTTCTTTATGGCTTAGGAGCCTTTGAAACCTTCAGGATGTATAGAGCTTTCCCTTTTCTTCTCCATGACCATTTAACTAGGCTGCAACATGCCTTGGACGAGCTAGAAATCTCGTATAGGATTGACGCTGAGTACGTTTATGAAATGCTTCAGAAACTGCTACGGTTAAATCATCTTGAGGAAGAGGATGTTACTGTCCGTTTAAATATTTCTGCAGGAAACGGCGAGGTAGGTAAGTTTTTGCAACCGTATAATCATCCTACTGTTCTTTGTTTCTTACGTAAGGCACCCCCAATCCGGAATGCAGAAAAAAGTACTGCAATTTTACAGTTGCGTAGAAATACACCGGAAGGGACGCATAGGTTAAAATCCCATCACTATTTAAATAATATTTTAGGGAAGCGTGAATTACGAGAGTCTCCGGATATGGAAGGGATCTTTTTAACTGAACAAGGGTATGTTGCAGAAGGGATTGTTTCAAATATTTTTTGGGTGAAAGAAGGTATTGTATACACCCCTTCAGTAGAAACAGGTATATTAAATGGGATTACTAGACAATTTGTCATAAAATGCTTGGATAAGCTTGGGATTCCAATTCGCGAAGGATTTTACTCGAAAAAAGAATTATTAGATGCAACAGAAGTAATGATTACAAATTCTTCTCAAGAGGTTGTTCCAGTAAAGAAAGTGGATGAATATGTTTTTGAGGGCAATAATGGAATAATTGTACAGAAGATCAGTGAGTTATATTGCCATTATCGGTCGAAACTATTAAGTATAGATCAGTTGTAA
- the folP gene encoding dihydropteroate synthase codes for MKFATKQQTIQCGKYTLDYSGKTQIMGILNTTPDSFSDGGKYVDIDKAIFHAKEMIKNGADIIDIGGESTRPGFDPVSVEQEIERTIPVIRKLCKEIDVPISIDTYKAEVAKQAIEAGATIINDIWGAKADPDMGKVAATYDVPIILMHNRHNRDYDQLIPDMIVDLMESVKLVKDAGVKDEKIILDPGVGFAKTMDDNLLVMRHLDSFVQLGYPVLLGTSRKSFIGYVLDLPPTERLEGTGATICLGIEKGCQIIRIHDVLEMSRMAKMMDAMLGKGGQDHR; via the coding sequence ATGAAATTTGCAACAAAACAACAAACAATTCAATGTGGGAAATATACCCTTGATTACAGTGGGAAAACTCAAATAATGGGGATTTTAAATACAACACCTGATTCCTTTTCAGATGGCGGTAAGTATGTCGATATAGATAAGGCTATTTTTCATGCTAAGGAAATGATTAAAAATGGTGCTGATATTATTGATATCGGGGGAGAATCAACTAGGCCTGGGTTTGATCCAGTATCAGTTGAACAGGAAATAGAACGGACCATACCGGTAATTCGTAAGCTTTGCAAGGAAATAGATGTACCGATCTCTATTGATACGTATAAAGCTGAGGTTGCTAAGCAAGCCATTGAAGCGGGTGCAACAATCATCAATGATATTTGGGGCGCAAAGGCAGATCCTGATATGGGTAAAGTAGCTGCGACATATGATGTACCAATTATCCTTATGCATAACCGACATAATCGTGACTATGATCAATTAATTCCAGATATGATTGTTGATTTAATGGAGTCAGTTAAGCTTGTAAAGGATGCTGGAGTAAAGGATGAAAAAATTATTCTAGATCCGGGCGTAGGTTTTGCAAAAACGATGGATGATAATTTACTTGTGATGAGACATTTAGATTCTTTTGTTCAGTTAGGTTATCCTGTATTATTAGGTACATCAAGAAAATCTTTTATCGGATATGTTTTAGATTTACCTCCAACTGAACGACTGGAAGGAACAGGTGCAACCATTTGCTTAGGGATTGAAAAGGGATGCCAAATTATCCGAATTCATGACGTGTTAGAGATGTCAAGGATGGCTAAAATGATGGATGCAATGCTTGGAAAAGGGGGGCAAGATCATCGATAA
- the folB gene encoding dihydroneopterin aldolase codes for MDKIHLNGMEFYGYHGVLREENKLGQRFRVDLTVELDLKNAGESDNLEHTVNYASLYNCCKKIVEGKPYKLVEAVAEQIAKEILADFNIVHYCTVKMIKPDPPIPGHYKEVAVEIKRGRT; via the coding sequence ATCGATAAAATTCATTTAAATGGTATGGAGTTTTATGGGTATCATGGTGTTCTTAGGGAAGAAAATAAACTTGGTCAAAGATTTAGAGTTGATTTAACTGTAGAATTAGATTTGAAAAATGCAGGGGAATCAGACAATTTAGAGCATACTGTAAATTATGCATCACTCTATAATTGTTGTAAAAAAATTGTAGAAGGTAAACCATATAAGCTTGTTGAGGCAGTTGCTGAACAAATTGCCAAGGAAATATTAGCGGATTTTAACATTGTTCACTATTGTACGGTAAAAATGATAAAACCTGATCCGCCAATTCCAGGTCATTATAAAGAAGTAGCTGTTGAAATCAAAAGGGGTAGGACATGA
- the folK gene encoding 2-amino-4-hydroxy-6-hydroxymethyldihydropteridine diphosphokinase, with amino-acid sequence MKVEAYVALGSNMGNREGFLKKAIRKLHLHPSIHVEDISSIYETDPVGYTDQDEFLNMVIKINTDLSAFELLNVLQETEIFLDRKREVKWGPRTLDLDILLYNHENIDAEHLIVPHPRMHERAFVLIPLFELNKNICIPTIEEPLSSIIDQLQDKEGVRIWKQKNGVDVFALLES; translated from the coding sequence ATGAAAGTAGAAGCATATGTTGCACTTGGATCAAATATGGGAAACCGTGAAGGATTTTTAAAAAAAGCTATTCGAAAGTTGCATCTTCACCCTTCGATACATGTAGAAGATATTTCCTCAATTTATGAAACTGATCCAGTTGGCTATACAGATCAAGATGAATTTTTAAATATGGTGATTAAGATAAACACTGATCTTTCAGCATTTGAACTATTAAATGTGTTGCAAGAAACCGAAATATTTCTTGATCGAAAACGTGAGGTGAAATGGGGTCCTCGAACATTAGACCTTGACATTTTGCTTTATAATCATGAAAATATTGATGCAGAGCATCTTATTGTTCCACACCCAAGAATGCATGAACGTGCCTTTGTTTTAATTCCTTTGTTTGAACTAAACAAGAACATCTGCATTCCTACTATAGAAGAACCACTTTCATCTATCATAGATCAATTACAAGATAAAGAAGGAGTACGAATATGGAAGCAGAAAAATGGGGTAGACGTATTCGCGCTTTTAGAAAGTTAA
- a CDS encoding helix-turn-helix domain-containing protein: MEAEKWGRRIRAFRKLKGFTQESFAKDLGVSVSVLGEIERGNREPNKKFIEEVAKALNVSVEELTPN; the protein is encoded by the coding sequence ATGGAAGCAGAAAAATGGGGTAGACGTATTCGCGCTTTTAGAAAGTTAAAAGGCTTTACCCAAGAGAGTTTTGCGAAGGATCTTGGTGTTTCTGTTTCTGTTCTAGGTGAAATAGAAAGAGGCAATCGTGAACCCAACAAAAAATTTATTGAAGAGGTAGCTAAAGCTCTTAATGTATCAGTAGAAGAGCTAACCCCAAATTAA
- the dusB gene encoding tRNA dihydrouridine synthase DusB, with protein sequence MFKIGDIELKNRVVLAPMAGICNAAFRLTVKEFGAGLVCAEMVSDKAILFNNAKTMGMLYIDEREKPLSLQIFGGEKETLVEAARFVDKNTTADIIDINMGCPVPKITKCDAGAKWLLDPNKIYDMVSAVVEAVEKPVTVKMRMGWDDEHIYAVRNAQAVERAGGKAVAVHGRTRVQMYEGTANWDIIKEVKESVNIPVIGNGDVTTPLDAKRMLDETGVDGVMIGRAALGNPWMIYRTVKYLETGELLGEPGVREKMEVCKLHLDRLIALKNENIAVREMRKHAAWYLKGIRGNAKVRNEINLMNTRDELVTLLDEFVLEIEAKQESASQVG encoded by the coding sequence ATGTTTAAAATTGGTGATATCGAATTAAAAAATAGAGTCGTATTAGCTCCAATGGCTGGTATATGTAACGCAGCCTTCCGTTTAACGGTTAAAGAATTTGGTGCTGGCTTAGTTTGTGCAGAAATGGTCAGTGATAAAGCAATTTTATTTAATAACGCAAAAACAATGGGTATGCTTTATATTGATGAGCGTGAAAAACCTTTAAGCCTACAAATCTTTGGTGGCGAGAAAGAAACACTAGTAGAGGCTGCTAGATTTGTTGATAAAAATACAACAGCTGATATTATAGACATAAATATGGGGTGTCCAGTCCCGAAGATAACGAAATGTGATGCAGGTGCAAAATGGCTATTAGATCCGAATAAAATCTATGATATGGTTTCTGCTGTGGTTGAAGCTGTAGAGAAGCCAGTAACAGTAAAAATGCGCATGGGCTGGGATGATGAGCATATTTATGCTGTTAGAAATGCCCAAGCAGTTGAACGGGCAGGTGGTAAGGCAGTAGCAGTACATGGACGTACACGAGTACAAATGTATGAAGGGACTGCAAATTGGGATATCATTAAAGAGGTAAAGGAATCTGTAAATATTCCGGTTATTGGGAACGGTGATGTTACGACACCGCTGGACGCTAAGCGTATGCTTGATGAAACAGGTGTAGATGGAGTCATGATTGGTCGTGCTGCATTAGGAAACCCTTGGATGATTTATCGTACAGTTAAGTATCTAGAAACTGGTGAATTATTGGGTGAGCCAGGTGTACGCGAGAAAATGGAGGTTTGTAAACTCCACTTAGACCGTTTAATAGCTCTTAAAAATGAGAATATAGCAGTCCGAGAAATGAGAAAGCATGCTGCTTGGTATCTTAAGGGTATTAGAGGTAATGCGAAAGTAAGAAATGAAATTAATTTAATGAACACAAGAGACGAACTTGTTACACTATTAGATGAGTTTGTTTTAGAAATTGAAGCAAAGCAAGAAAGTGCTAGTCAAGTGGGATAA
- the lysS gene encoding lysine--tRNA ligase — MSHDELNQEELTDQLKVRREKLHTLKEKGLDPFGKRFERSHQTADILASYNDFDKEELEEKAVSVTIAGRIMTKRGKGKAGFAHIQDLSGQIQIYVRKDAIGEDAYEIFNTADLGDIIGVTGVVFKTQVGELSIKVKTFELLTKSLRPLPDKFHGLKDIEQRYRQRYVDLIMSPESKKTFITRSKIIQAMRRYLDDQGYLEVETPTMHAIPGGASARPFITHHNALDMPLYMRIAIELHLKRLIVGGLEKVYEIGRVFRNEGVSTRHNPEFTMIELYEAYADYQDIMSLTENVIAHIAKEVLGTTTVQYGDYEVNLAPEWTRLHMVDAIKEYTGADFWKEMTIEEARNLAKHHNVEINDHMQYGHIVNEFFEQKVEEKLIQPTFIYGHPVEISPLAKKNDDDPRFTDRFELFIVAREHANAFTELNDPIDQKERFEAQLKEREQGNDEAHLMDDDFIEALEFGMPPTGGLGIGIDRLVMLLTNSPSIRDVLLFPQMRQR, encoded by the coding sequence ATGAGTCACGATGAATTGAATCAAGAAGAATTAACTGACCAGCTAAAGGTAAGACGTGAGAAACTACATACTTTAAAGGAAAAAGGATTAGACCCATTTGGTAAACGCTTTGAAAGATCTCATCAAACAGCTGATATTCTTGCTTCATATAACGATTTTGATAAAGAAGAACTAGAAGAAAAGGCTGTTTCTGTTACGATAGCGGGTCGTATTATGACTAAGCGTGGAAAAGGAAAAGCGGGTTTCGCACATATCCAAGATTTATCTGGTCAAATTCAAATCTATGTTCGTAAGGACGCAATTGGTGAAGATGCCTATGAAATTTTTAATACAGCAGATCTTGGTGATATTATCGGTGTAACTGGTGTTGTGTTTAAGACACAAGTTGGAGAGTTATCGATTAAAGTAAAGACCTTTGAACTATTAACGAAATCCCTAAGACCATTACCAGATAAATTCCATGGTTTAAAGGATATTGAGCAACGTTATCGTCAAAGATACGTAGATCTTATTATGAGTCCTGAAAGTAAAAAAACTTTTATTACTCGTAGTAAAATTATTCAAGCAATGCGTCGTTATTTAGATGACCAAGGATATTTGGAAGTTGAAACACCTACTATGCATGCAATTCCTGGTGGTGCTTCTGCTCGTCCATTTATAACTCATCACAATGCATTAGATATGCCTTTATACATGCGGATAGCTATTGAACTTCACTTGAAACGTTTAATTGTTGGTGGATTAGAAAAAGTATATGAAATTGGGCGCGTATTTAGAAATGAAGGTGTTTCTACACGACATAACCCTGAGTTCACAATGATCGAACTTTATGAAGCATATGCGGATTATCAGGATATTATGTCATTAACAGAAAATGTTATTGCACATATAGCGAAAGAGGTATTAGGTACAACGACTGTTCAATATGGTGACTACGAAGTAAATCTTGCGCCTGAATGGACTAGACTTCATATGGTAGATGCTATTAAGGAATATACAGGTGCTGACTTCTGGAAAGAGATGACTATTGAAGAGGCGCGCAACCTTGCAAAACACCATAATGTTGAGATTAATGATCATATGCAATATGGTCATATAGTAAATGAATTCTTTGAACAAAAAGTAGAAGAGAAATTAATTCAACCAACATTTATTTATGGTCATCCAGTAGAGATTTCTCCTTTAGCTAAGAAAAATGATGATGATCCACGTTTTACAGACCGGTTTGAATTGTTTATCGTTGCTCGTGAACATGCCAATGCATTTACAGAGTTAAATGACCCAATTGATCAAAAAGAACGATTTGAAGCTCAACTTAAAGAACGTGAGCAAGGTAATGATGAAGCTCATTTAATGGATGACGATTTTATTGAAGCGTTAGAGTTTGGTATGCCTCCTACAGGTGGCTTAGGTATCGGCATAGATCGTTTAGTTATGCTTTTAACTAATTCTCCATCAATTCGTGATGTACTATTATTTCCACAAATGAGACAGCGTTAA